CCGGAGCCGTTCTGCCTGTGGTCGACGAGTGTTGCGATGTTGTCGGCGGCGACGCGAGCCTCGCGGATGGCTGCCGATGCGCTTGCGGGCACGGCCTCGCCGTCGCTGTCGACCACTTTGGCCGCGTCACCGACGGCGAACGTCGACTCGCCGAGTCGGAGGTCCGCCCGGACGACGGGGCGGTCGGCGTTGAGCGCCGGCGACCCCTCGATACCGCCGGTCCAGACGAACTGGTCCATCGCCAGGTCCGAGCCGTCTTCGAGGGTGAGCGAGTCGGCGTCGGCTTCGGCCACACCGGTCCCTGTCCTGACGGTGACGCCGACATCGACCAGCGCATCGTGGACCGCCGACTGGAACGACGCCGGGAACGACGGTGCCACGTCGTCCTCCTGTTCGAGCAGTAGGACCTCGATATCGCGCCCCTCGCGCATCTCGGTCAGTTCGCCGGCCACCTGCACGCCCGACAGGCCAGCGCCGCCGACGACCACGCGGTCGCCGTCACTGAGGTCGTGGAACCGCTCGCGTATCTCGCGGGCGTCGTCGAGGCGCTTCAGCGGCGTCGCGTGCTCGCGCACGCCCGGAAGGTCGTAGAAGGCCGTTCGCGCGCCGAGACACACCGCGCCCACGTCGTAGGACAGCGTCTCGGAGCCAGAAAGCGTCGCAACGCCGGCATCCGGGTCAACATCGGTGACCGTCGCTTGTCGGATTTCGCAGTCGAGAACGGCGTCGAGATCGACTGTGATCTCCTCGGCCAGCGACGGCCGCCGGACGACCCGGTGAAGTTCGTGCTGGACGAGGTGTTCCGTTTGCTCGTCGACGACGACCAGTGAGGTGCTATCAGGGAGCGTCTGTTCGAGCTTTCTGGCGAGCGTGAGACCGGCGTATCCGGCTCCGAAAACGGCGACGCGCATTATATCGCCGTGTTAGGGTGGCGGGCGGTTAACCCTGTGCACAGCCGTGGTCGCCGACCGGCCGCTGGGCCGCTCAGAACAGCGCCTTGTCCTCGCTGAGAACCTGCGCTGGACCGCCGACATCCCAGACGCGGGTATCGACGCCGCAGTCGGCGACCGTCTCCTCGACGCGGCCGACGTACTCTTCGGTCGTGTTGATGTAGACGCTCGCACCGGTGTCGACGGAGAAGTACACTGGCACGTCCTCGCTGTTGCGGAGCTCCCGGACGGCGTTGAATATCTCGATGGTGCGTGGCTGCCAGTACACCCAGCCGGCGGGGCCGGTCATCGTCGCGGCGGCCAGCGACAGCGAGTCCTTCTCGGCGAGGTCGAAGACGGCGTCGAAATCGCCCTCGTACAGCGCGTCGCGCATGTCCGAGATCTGGCCGTGGATGTGGGCCATCCGGGACTCGAACATGTGGCTCTCGGCGGCCTCTTTGTGCGCTTCCTCGGTTTCCTTGTAGGATGGAACCATCCCAGCGACGATGCGCAGGTCGTCTTCGAGGTCCGTCTCGATGCGCTCGCTCCGGCAGTCTTTGTCGTTCATGCCCGTCCGGAGGTGGGAGAACGCACCCGTCACCGCGCGGGCGGCCGAGGAGGAGCCACGGCGCGCGACAGTCGAGATCTCGGGTCGGGTCATGTCGAGTCCGGCGGCTTCAACGAGGGCCATCGCCGCGGCGGCAAAGCCCGACGACGAGGAGCCAAAGCCGATGTTTGTCGGGAAGTTGTTCGCCGACTCGAAGCGGACGCCGTGGTCGATACCCGCGAGGTCGCGGACGTGGTCCACGACGGCGTCGATACGCTCGGCCCCGCGGCCGGTGACTTCCTCGCCGTCGATGACGTACACGTCGTCCTCGCGGTCCGGTTCGAAGGCGGCCGTCGTCTTCGAGTGGCTCGGCGCGGTACAGACGGAGATGCTGTCGTGGTACGGCAATCGCAGTTCCTCGTCGCGCATCCCGTGGTACTTGACCAGCCCCTGAATCGGATGTGCCTTCGCGGTCGCTTTCATACCTCACCCTTCCGGGCCGGTCACTTTGCTATTGCGAACCGCCGGCGCTGGTGTGGTGCCGAGTTTCTGACGACTCCCGCCGAGCAAAATCCGACAGCGTCAGTACTCGGGGTTCTCCTCGCGGACGCCCTCGCGCTTGTTGACGAGACGAGCGAGCGTGAACAGGGCGTCTGAGAGGCGATTCAGATAGATGATGGCCGTCTCGTTGACGCCGGCTTCCTCGGCGGCGAAGGAGACACAGCGGCGTTCGGCGCGGCGACAGACCGCGCGGGCGTGATGGAGCTTCGCTCCCGGCTCCGACCCTGAAGGGAGAATGAACGACTCCAGCGGGTCCAGTTCCGCGTCGGCCTCGTCGATGAGGTCTTCAAGCGTTTCGACGTGTGATTCCTGTATCTGTGGGTCGTCCTCGTCAGGGCTAGGGTTGGCGAAGTCGGCCTGAACGATGTGGAGGTGGTTCTGGATGACACGGAGCTTCTCGT
The Haloarcula sp. CBA1129 genome window above contains:
- a CDS encoding NAD(P)/FAD-dependent oxidoreductase, encoding MRVAVFGAGYAGLTLARKLEQTLPDSTSLVVVDEQTEHLVQHELHRVVRRPSLAEEITVDLDAVLDCEIRQATVTDVDPDAGVATLSGSETLSYDVGAVCLGARTAFYDLPGVREHATPLKRLDDAREIRERFHDLSDGDRVVVGGAGLSGVQVAGELTEMREGRDIEVLLLEQEDDVAPSFPASFQSAVHDALVDVGVTVRTGTGVAEADADSLTLEDGSDLAMDQFVWTGGIEGSPALNADRPVVRADLRLGESTFAVGDAAKVVDSDGEAVPASASAAIREARVAADNIATLVDHRQNGSGDFKPRLTQYQFDVPGWLVSVGDDAVAKVGPSILTGRAALALKTTVGAGYLGTVGAVENAVDLVSEELDLHDEVENE
- the mvaD gene encoding phosphomevalonate decarboxylase MvaD → MKATAKAHPIQGLVKYHGMRDEELRLPYHDSISVCTAPSHSKTTAAFEPDREDDVYVIDGEEVTGRGAERIDAVVDHVRDLAGIDHGVRFESANNFPTNIGFGSSSSGFAAAAMALVEAAGLDMTRPEISTVARRGSSSAARAVTGAFSHLRTGMNDKDCRSERIETDLEDDLRIVAGMVPSYKETEEAHKEAAESHMFESRMAHIHGQISDMRDALYEGDFDAVFDLAEKDSLSLAAATMTGPAGWVYWQPRTIEIFNAVRELRNSEDVPVYFSVDTGASVYINTTEEYVGRVEETVADCGVDTRVWDVGGPAQVLSEDKALF
- a CDS encoding cob(I)yrinic acid a,c-diamide adenosyltransferase gives rise to the protein MTIYTGRGDQGQTDLRNMERVSKDSRRIEAYGTVDEVNALVGVVRPTGHDDIDEKLRVIQNHLHIVQADFANPSPDEDDPQIQESHVETLEDLIDEADAELDPLESFILPSGSEPGAKLHHARAVCRRAERRCVSFAAEEAGVNETAIIYLNRLSDALFTLARLVNKREGVREENPEY